From one Mycosarcoma maydis chromosome 17, whole genome shotgun sequence genomic stretch:
- a CDS encoding uncharacterized protein (related to calcium/calmodulin dependent protein kinase C), whose amino-acid sequence MSQFLSGSPEADDQLPSFMEQRLKAKASASRTTHQASADPSESTPHRKDTLSASSDTSAQSSLHSHHHSHSHSGHHHSHPHASANSSLGVSGAPHERTLSRSMTRSSSHDYRETLDAKSKDLEDGSTVINQYTITDTIGRGAYGIVRKAVLTEEPDVKFAVKEFGKTRLRKTHRAERLRKSARSNARPHPANRTDPTKGGPGPDQDDQNEANDPLSLIRHEIAILKKLHHPHVVQLFEVLDDPAKDNLYMVFEYCPDGTVIDVKPNEKTEPLPEDVARLYFVQILMGIEYLHENEIVHRDIKPDNILLSDNRKTCKIVDFGVSEMFLKPGDDTMQKSAGSPAFMSPELCTAGHAEYHGKSDDVWSFGVTLYCMVVGHLPFNKDNFYEMYESIKNDEPEYPDHLSNDLKDLLQRMFTKDPAKRITVPEMRQHPWTRAVEEGILLSKEDNLQAVVSEITDEDLDCAICKITNIFTFARAISRFRKGGSLQRARKETLRSTSGGSSNNDSSGNDRSWFPSSSCSPAKTSRSNTKDSSLGGDTAAKSLVSDVATIKEETPTPASQDTQLSDAHGANENKQADEAQALQKAAAVMFESPQLQTFELPPEEPDSNGPLKRNRSGPVSTLHKLDTQQQSTSLPVITMESPHSANVEVVASRTSEGGFCFGECEMDTQTTSRPCWSVSVHASDRGTDGHGTYTADTVRPDDAIACQLSDMMLEHRQERCSGLAPAPGAAAHKDATCKQHTDEGDSLRRRIKTLQERAASLGEKKSKAHPKLLPDQPTFESPRHEINETPCAAADVCARRTRSAGEDENPYFRAGGCGDERQDAAASVSHDAMPGLDGKVQSVSGTNSRS is encoded by the coding sequence ATGTCACAATTTCTATCCGGCTCGCCCGAAGCCGACGACCAGCTGCCATCGTTCATGGAGCAGAGActcaaggccaaggcatcagcatctcgaACTACCCATCAAGCTTCGGCTGACCCGAGTGAGTCAACACCGCACCGCAAAGATACGCTTTCAGCGTCCTCGGACACCTCCGCACAATCTAGCTTGCACTCACATCATCACAGTCACTCGCATAGTGGTCACCATCATTCCCATCCTCACGCGAGCGCAAATTCCTCGCTGGGAGTATCGGGAGCTCCGCACGAACGCACATTATCTCGGTCCATGACCCGATCGTCTTCCCACGACTATCGCGAAACCCTCGATGCGAAGAGCAAAGATCTCGAAGATGGATCCACCGTAATCAACCAGTACACCATCACCGATACCATCGGAAGGGGCGCCTATGGTATCGTGCGTAAAGCTGTGCTTACCGAAGAGCCCGACGTCAAGTTTGCCGTCAAAGAGTTCGGCAAGACTCGCCTACGCAAGACACACCGTGCCGAACGTTTGCGCAAATCTGCCCGAAGTAATGCACGACCACATCCTGCCAATCGTACCGATCCCACCAAGGGAGGGCCGGGTCCTGATCAGGACGATCAAAACGAGGCCAACGATCCACTCAGCCTTATCCGTCACGAGATCGCCATCCTCAAAAAGCTCCATCATCCGCATGTGGTTCAGCTCTTTGAGGTCCTTGACGATCCCGCCAAGGACAACCTCTACATGGTCTTCGAATACTGCCCCGACGGCACCGTCATCGATGTCAAGCCCAACGAGAAAACCGAGCCTCTACCCGAAGACGTCGCAAGGCTCTACTTTGTTCAAATCCTCATGGGCATAGAGTACCTGCACGAGAACGAGATTGTCCATCGCGACATCAAGCCCGACAACATCCTCTTGAGCGACAATCGCAAGACATGCAAGAtcgtcgactttggcgtATCCGAGATGTTTCTGAAACCGGGCGACGATACCATGCAAAAGTCGGCGGGCAGTCCTGCGTTCATGAGTCCCGAGCTCTGCACTGCTGGCCATGCCGAATACCACGGCAAGTCGGACGACGTTTGGTCGTTCGGTGTCACGCTCTACTGCATGGTCGTCGGTCACCTCCCCTTCAACAAGGACAACTTCTACGAGATGTACGAGTCGATCAAGAACGACGAGCCCGAATATCCGGATCACCTCTCGAATGATCTCAAGGACTTGCTGCAGAGGATGTTCACCAAGGATCCCGCAAAGCGAATCACCGTCCCCGAGATGCGTCAGCATCCTTGGACACGCGCTGTCGAGGAGGGCATCTTGTTGTCCAAGGAAGATAACCTCCAGGCTGTGGTCTCAGAGATTACCGACGAGGACCTCGACTGCGCCATTTGCAAGATCACCAACATCTTCACCTTTGCGCGCGCCATTTCTCGTTTCAGGAAAGGTGGATCTTTGCAACGTGCTCGCAAAGAGACACTGCGATCCACCTCCGGTGGCAGCAGTAACAATGACAGCAGCGGAAACGACCGCAGTTGGTTCCCCAGTTCTAGTTGCAGCCCTGCCAAGACTAGCCGATCCAACACCAAGGACAGCTCACTTGGTGGTGATACCGCCGCAAAGAGCTTGGTGAGTGATGTTGCCACCATCAAGGAGGAGACACCTACGCCCGCCTCGCAAGACACGCAACTGAGCGATGCACACGGCGCAAACGAGAACAAGCAAGCGGACGAAGCACAGGCGCTCCAGAAAGCAGCGGCCGTCATGTTTGAATCGCCCCAGCTGCAGACTTTCGAGCTGCCGCCAGAAGAGCCTGACAGCAATGGACCTTTGAAACGCAATCGATCCGGACCCGTCTCGACGTTGCACAAGCTCGATACGCAACAACAGAGCACAAGTCTGCCGGTGATCACCATGGAATCGCCACACAGCGCCAACGTTGAGGTGGTTGCTTCGCGCACTTCCGAGGGCGGCTTTTGTTTTGGCGAGTGCGAGATGGACACGCAGACGACATCAAGGCCTTGTTGGAGCGTGAGCGTCCATGCGAGCGATCGAGGTACGGACGGTCATGGCACGTATACTGCGGACACGGTGCGGCCTGACGATGCCATCGCATGCCAGCTCTCGGATATGATGCTGGAGCATCGGCAGGAACGGTGTTCGGGCTTGGCGCCGGCTCCcggcgcagcagctcacAAGGATGCGACTTGCAAGCAACACACCGACGAGGGTGACTCGCTGCGACGTCGAATCAAGACTCTGCAAGAACGAGCGGCGTCGTTGGGCGAGAAGAAATCGAAAGCTCATCCGAAACTGTTGCCCGATCAACCGACGTTCGAGAGTCCGCGCCACGAGATCAACGAAACGCCGTGCGCGGCTGCCGACGTGTGCGCACGGCGCACACGGTCGGCTGGCGAGGATGAAAATCCATATTTCCGAGCGGGAGGGTGTGGGGATGAGCGACAAGACGCGGCGGCGAGTGTTTCACATGATGCTATGCCGGGTTTGGATGGCAAGGTGCAAAGCGTCTCAGGCACGAATTCAAGGTCGTAG
- a CDS encoding putative multiprotein bridging factor mediates GCN4-dependent transcriptional activation codes for MSNTDWDSKTVIGRGVRAGGTGTGSNAPSAYDRAKQVGAITENDRKVTAGTNKAHLGTDHQRIAKLDRENEVAPPPKVAPTVGKTIAQKRQEKALTQKDLATKINEKPQVVQDYESGKAIPNPQILAKLERALAVKLRGKDIGSPLAGPKKK; via the coding sequence ATGTCTAACACGGATTGGGATTCAAAGACAGTGATTGGGCGCGGAGTACGAGCGGGCGGCACTGGAACTGGCTCCAACGCACCGTCCGCCTACGATCGCGCCAAACAGGTGGGTGCAATCACTGAAAACGATCGCAAAGTGACTGCTGGCACGAACAAAGCACATCTAGGCACAGATCATCAACGGATCGCCAAACTCGACCGCGAAAACGAAGTGGCGCCACCACCCAAAGTCGCGCCCACCGTAGGCAAGACCATCGCACAGAAACGCCAGGAAAAAGCGCTCACCCAAAAAGACCTCGCCACCAAAATCAACGAGAAACCCCAAGTCGTCCAAGACTACGAGTCCGGAAAGGCCATCCCCAACCCGCAAATcctcgccaaactcgaaCGAGCCCTCGCCGTCAAATTGAGAGGAAAGGACATAGGCTCCCCCCTAGCTGGCCCAAAGAAGAAGTAA
- a CDS encoding uncharacterized protein (related to SLN1 - histidine kinase osmosensor that regulates a MAP kinase cascade), with the protein MADPASDPLSQSQARPVSPATSSLSSDAAACKIAANAVEAPKCPIAWGAWLRKYQLGNWCERVSPQSAIDPKDSLSDLHPHHAASIAESASATHASDAPTPIAPTSSHPPTTSAKLCQPFRVPNAHRHVKVDAGSSIDSIEFFRQNGWLAAPPLPRRQYRRVLEALRRHGLTVAQDREALLLYIKHAKAVFKCAYASFMVESTDEASMLILAQDGGNAQVHMVPRTLTLCSHAMLLPDSEVLVVNDAKKDWRFRACPSTLAGTITNANGNPMSFYASAPLILSYNLYGTEGCIQVGRLCIMDELPRPDFNQADADLLYSIGKMAGDALEKEYQSLKNARAAEMQQRTSSLIRASEDTALNAQLRHFNSSSNSSTESGDDFSRYSLVVIDRACRELRECLGAAGVAAFDISNFRFRRQPANTVSPRSSSAFSKASLPAWHLLDGHHTTEPLTPPDESVSTPTYIDPDSPIISPRISRNFSSNQAGAMLHAIDLREGSPPDPWAALLPPDAQIRSYAVCACYNRAKARPCIMFFIAFTDEACFDQQERYFVESAMQISLGSLLRQKLSEVDFFQAEFLRHVQHNLRTPLHGALGAVEYLRAAISNDNDDDAIKIDLSADGVLATLLESISLSGLTLNSYIDDLLSFQNLSGVKTAGAHPPRRVAVDLVKIVESVADEEWEFAQRLDLQSRHLETDAGKLAHGPLYGMELIIKASPEVRDCEWVVDVKSLQDVVRKVVSNAIRFTRQGYVEISIRLAAPGALDDVDFDIADDFVAVEIEVSDTGVGMTKEFCTNQLTRPFSKGDSFRDGIGLGMTIVSSTLQKHGGKLLVASEINLGTRVTMWMPLQRGPSQHGRNGSTSSASGSRFAVSKLAYYGLETRGLRRLANAMCEHFAFTGGIQLTHDLSEADCIVLPERATASLDEGDKPLLSQVKPTARFVVISSSHIVVEKGIEKLDGRSVMPLPMPHGPSALRLVETFLSDEEPPMIRTANPVRTHNQQRVSVTELGIPASARRISGHRHSVSASSVSTDAKRVNGVAIHSDGAAGTAGAAQPQITVKPASRTPAPINTSASALDKNEFRVLVVEDNPINMRLLTTLCKRLDIRYEEAHDGAEAVAKFISFRPSVVLLDISLPIQDGFEACAQMRAHGHSSFIVAVTALSSDEDKMRGIESCGMDAWMTKPVSPRQLKGDLEAWRGNFQAANALRTTPDALAINRF; encoded by the exons ATGGCTGATCCCGCTTCTGATCCGCTTTCACAGTCACAGGCCAGACCCGTCTCTCCTGCCACCTCCAGCCTCTCTTCCGACGCCGCTGCATGCAAGATTGCTGCAAATGCTGTCGAAGCACCCAAGTGCCCCATCGCTTGGGGCGCCTGGCTTCGCAAATACCAGCTGGGCAATTGGTGCGAAAGGGTTTCTCCTCAGTCTGCAATCGATCCCAAAGACTCGCTTTCTGACTTGCATCCCCATCATGCCGCCTCAATCGCAGAGTCTGCCTCTGCAACACATGCTTCCGACGCGCCCACCCCAATCGCACCGACATCTTCTCATCCACCTACCACCTCCGCCAAACTCTGCCAGCCTTTCCGAGTTCCCAACGCTCATCGACacgtcaaagtcgacgcCGGATCATCCATCGATTCCATCGAGTTTTTCCGTCAAAATGGCTGGCTTGCTGCCCCTCCCTTGCCCCGTCGACAATATCGACGAGTTCTCGAGGCGCTCCGTCGCCACGGTCTCACAGTAGCCCAGGACCGCGAGGCACTCCTCCTCTACATCAAACATGCCAAGGCCGTCTTCAAGTGTGCATATGCCTCCTTCATGGTCGAAAGCACCGATGAGGCCTCTATGCTCATCTTGGCCCAAGATGGCGGTAACGCTCAGGTTCATATGGTCCCCAGGACGCTCACCCTGTGCTCACACGCCATGCTCTTGCCCGACAGCGaggtgctcgtcgtcaacgaCGCAAAAAAGGACTGGCGATTCCGTGCGTGTCCCTCGACCCTCGCCGGCACCATCACCAATGCCAACGGCAACCCCATGAGCTTCTACGCCTCTGCGCCCCTCATCCTCTCGTACAATCTCTACGGCACCGAAGGCTGCATCCAGGTGGGTCGTCTCTGCATCATGGACGAGCTCCCTCGTCCCGACTTTAACCAAGCCGATGCCGACCTTCTCTATTCGATTGGCAAGATGGCCGGCGACGCCCTCGAGAAGGAGTACCAAAGCCTTAAGAACGCCCGAGCCGCCGAAATGCAACAACgcaccagctcgctcatccGCGCCTCGGAGGACACGGCTTTAAATGCACAGCTCCGCCATTTCAACTCCTCGAGCAACTCGAGCACCGAATCTGGCGATGATTTCTCACGCTactcgctcgtcgtcatcgatCGAGCCTGCAGAGAGTTGCGAGAATGCCTCGGAGCAGCTGGTGTCGCCGCTTTCGATATCAGCAATTTCCGCTTCCGACGTCAACCCGCCAACACCGTCTCTCCACgctcctcgagcgcctttTCGAAAGCCTCGTTGCCAGCATGGCACTTGCTCGACGGTCACCACACCACCGAACCGCTCACCCCGCCCGACGAATCTGTATCTACGCCTACCTACATCGACCCGGACTCGCCCATCATCTCACCCAGGATAAGTCGCAACTTTTCCTCCAACCAAGCAGGTGCAATGCTTCACGCCATCGATCTACGCGAGGGCTCGCCACCG GATCCTTGGGCCGCTTTGCTCCCTCCCGACGCTCAAATCCGTTCGTATGCTGTCTGCGCTTGCTACAACCGTGCCAAGGCGCGTCCGTGCATCATGTTTTTCATCGCTTTCACCGACGAGGCCTGCTTCGACCAGCAGGAGCGCTATTTCGTCGAGAGCGCGATGCAGATCTCGCTCGGCAGCCTATTGCGTCAAAAGCTTTCCGAGGTCGACTTCTTCCAAGCCGAGTTTCTCAGACACGTTCAGCACAACCTCCGTACACCCCTTCACGGTGCTCTCGGTGCGGTCGAGTACCTTCGAGCCGCTATcagcaacgacaacgacgacgatgccatCAAAATCGACTTGTCGGCAGACGGTGTCCTTGCCACCCTACTCGAGTCAATCTCGCTGTCGGGCCTCACACTCAATTCCTACATCGACGACCTGCTCAGCTTCCAGAATCTGTCCGGCGTCAAAACGGCCGGCGCGCATCCTCCTAGACGCGTTGCAGTTGATCTCGTCAAAATCGTCGAGTCGGTTGCGGATGAGGAATGGGAATTTGcgcagcgtctcgacttGCAGTCGCGTCATCTCGAAACTGACGCAGGCAAACTCGCTCATGGCCCGCTCTACGGTATGGAGCTCATTATCAAGGCATCTCCCGAAGTGCGCGATTGCGAGTGGGTCGTCGATGTGAAATCGCTTCAAGACGTGGTGCGCAAAGTGGTGTCGAATGCAATCCGGTTCACAAGACAGGGCTACGTCGAAATTTCAATTCGTCTCGCAGCTCCGGGTGCTTTGGACGAcgtcgactttgacatTGCTGACGACTTTGTTGCAGTAGAGATCGAGGTATCTGATACAGGCGTCGGCATGACCAAAGAATTCTGCACGAATCAGCTCACGCGACCATTCAGCAAGGGCGATTCGTTCCGTGATGGCATTGGTCTCGGTATGACGATCGTCTCGTCCACTCTGCAAAAGCATGGCGGAAAGCTCTTGGTCGCCTCCGAGATCAACTTGGGGACGCGCGTCACCATGTGGATGCCTCTCCAGCGTGGTCCGTCACAGCACGGTCGCAATGGCTCGACATCCAGTGCCTCCGGATCCAGATTTGCGGTTTCAAAACTGGCCTACTATGGACTTGAAACAAGGGGATTGCGTCGCCTGGCCAACGCCATGTGCGAGCACTTTGCTTTCACGGGTGGCATCCAGCTCACGCACGACCTCAGCGAGGCTGACTGCATCGTGTTGCCAGAGCGTGCGACCGCATCGCTGGATGAGGGTGACAAGCCTCTCCTGTCGCAAGTCAAGCCGACAGCTCGATTTGTCGTCATCAGCTCGTCGCACATTGTTGTCGAGAAGGGCATTGAGAAGTTGGATGGACGTTCGGTGATGCCTCTGCCCATGCCGCATGGCCCCAGTGCGCTGCGACTCGTCGAGACGTTTCTGTCGGACGAGGAGCCACCGATGATCCGCACAGCCAACCCTGTGCGTACCCACAATCAACAGCGCGTCAGTGTCACTGAGCTCGGCATCCCTGCTAGCGCGCGTCGTATCTCCGGACATCGTCACAGCGTCTCCGCCTCGTCGGTGTCGACGGACGCGAAGAGGGTAAACGGAGTCGCAATTCACAGcgacggtgctgctggtacggctggtgctgctcagccgcaAATCACGGTAAAGCCAGCTAGTAGGACTCCGGCACCGATCAACACATCGGCGTCTGCGCTTGACAAGAACGAGTTCCGCGTGCTCGTCGTAGAAGACAATCCGATCAATATGCGACTGCTCACCACGCTCTGCAAGCGGCTCGACATCCGGTACGAGGAGGCGCACGATGGTGCCGAGGCTGTGGCGAAATTCATCTCGTTCCGTCCGTCGGTGGTTTTGCTGGACATCTCGCTTCCGATTCAGGATGGATTTGAAGCGTGTGCACAGATGCGTGCGCATGGGCATTCGTCGTTTATTGTCGCAGTCACAGCGTTGAGTTCCGACGAGGACAAGATGCGCGGAATCGAATCTTGCGGCATGGACGCTTGGATGACCAAGCCGGTCTCACCGCGCCAGTTGAAGGGCGATCTGGAGGCGTGGAGGGGCAACTTTCAGGCAGCAAACGCGCTCCGCACGACTCCGGATGCACTCGCGATAAACCGCTTCTGA
- a CDS encoding putative protein binds to translation elongation factor eEF-1, with the protein MSLAPQQTAEDSKHFFKPIGEYVADHDQAAPSASLADAATADAGEQKMVEEISSLCMECHKEGTTRMLLTYIPYFREVIVVSFFCPHCGNRNSEIQSAGQIQQKGCLYTVHVTNTADLNRQVVKSEFCTVNIPELQIEIPPKKGQLTTIEGVISDTLRDLELDQPLRKHMQPDAYAKIEQICDKLRDILGEDKASEQDQVNADDENVSSGLRSLGPVGASSSSMSAEEKDKRKVPAFSIRLDDPSGNSFVEFMGDVQGRGMSDAKWSKRDYPRSKEQNELLGLSGPAALGNQDDNDEQVHTTGFDKNAGETEFDNEEVYTFAGTCSSCNAPLETRMKKVNIPYFKDILIMSTNCENCGYKDNEVKSGAAISEQGRKLTLKVQDKEDLSRDVLKSETAGFAIPEIDLHLSPGTLGGRFTTLEGLLQQVYDELSERVLMRGDSSSQAATFEGFLGKLKSVISCETLPYTVILDDPLANSYIQNPYAPDPDEQIVEQRYTRTYDQNEDLGLNDINVDNYQHDVPAQTAPNTLV; encoded by the coding sequence ATGTCTTTGGCACCACAGCAGACCGCAGAGGATTCCAAGCACTTTTTCAAGCCGATTGGAGAATACGTTGCCGACCATGATCAGGCTGCTCCATCTGCTTCGCTAGCCGATGCGGCTACTGCCGACGCGGGCGAGCAAAAGATGGTCGAAGAGATCAGCTCGCTCTGCATGGAATGCCACAAAGAAGGCACCACGCGCATGCTGCTCACCTACATCCCTTACTTCCGCGAGGTCATCGTTGTCTCGTTCTTCTGTCCTCACTGCGGCAATCGCAATAGCGAGATTCAGTCCGCTGGTCAGATTCAGCAAAAAGGCTGTCTCTACACTGTTCACGTCACCAACACCGCTGACCTTAACCGCCAGGTGGTCAAGTCCGAATTCTGCACCGTCAACATTCCCGAGCTCCAGATCGAGATTCCGCCCAAGAAAGGTCAGCTCACCACCATCGAAGGTGTCATCTCGGACAcgcttcgtgatttggaACTGGACCAGCCGTTGCGCAAGCACATGCAGCCGGACGCATatgccaagatcgagcagatctGCGACAAGCTCCGAGACATTTTGGGCGAGGACAAAGCGTCAGAACAAGATCAAGTCAATGCCGATGATGAAAATGTCTCGTCAGGCTTGCGCAGTCTCGGTCCCGTGGGAGCtagctcgtcgtcgatgagTGCCGAAGAAAAGGACAAGCGCAAAGTGCCTGCTTTCTCGATCCGCCTCGACGATCCATCTGGCAACTCGTTTGTTGAATTCATGGGCGATGTTCAGGGGCGCGGCATGTCGGACGCAAAGTGGAGCAAGCGCGACTACCCACGTTCCAAAGAGCAGAACGAGCTTCTCGGTCTTTCCGGTCCGGCGGCTCTCGGCAACCAGGATgacaacgacgagcaagtgcACACCACCGGTTTCGACAAGAACGCCGGCGAGACCGAGTTTGACAATGAAGAAGTCTATACGTTTGCCGGTACATGCTCGTCCTGTAACGCGCCTCTGGAAACACGCATGAAAAAGGTCAACATTCCCTACTTCAAGGACATTCTCATCATGTCGACCAACTGCGAAAACTGCGGGTACAAGGACAACGAAGTCAAGTCCGGTGCTGCGATTTCCGAACAGGGTCGAAAGCTCACGCTCAAAGTTCAAGACAAGGAGGATCTCTCGAGAGACGTGCTCAAATCCGAAACTGCCGGTTTTGCAATTCCCGAGATCGACCTGCATCTGTCACCGGGAACGCTCGGTGGACGATTCACGACACTGGAAGGTCTGTTGCAACAGGTGTACGACGAGCTGTCCGAACGCGTCCTGATGCGCGGCGATTCGTCATCTCAGGCGGCTACGTTTGAAGGCTTCTTGggcaagctcaagagcgTCATCAGCTGTGAGACGTTGCCGTATACCGTCATCCTGGACGATCCGTTGGCCAACTCGTACATTCAAAATCCCTATGCTCCCGATCCGGACGagcagatcgtcgagcagaGATACACCAGGACGTACGACCAGAACGAGGATTTGGGTCTCAACGATATCAATGTCGATAACTACCAGCACGACGTTCCGGCCCAGACTGCTCCTAACACGCTTGTCTGA
- a CDS encoding uncharacterized protein (related to Peptidyl-prolyl cis-trans isomerase) — MGHGKSDRPFLSAAEHSGVYGAHSASSGKAGALEQASFHPVSYDCCAISFQPWSVPVCSPDCGIAFELTNLIPFLRKFSSVHPVTGKRFDLDNVVRLNLHKNQHGRFHDPVSFKEFGQHSHLVAIRQSGNVFLWDTVQRLNLKPKYMKDLVTDQAFTKSDIITVQDPEHPEHRNPSEMHHVKNALKLTQADKGIDSSQQINMGAIGSTHKLLSTLRETTQPDMHTASASSSTSASKHTTTAYSRNKASGSSTGMTAASFTSSSLTPRTAIERVILDDEEVMFSHIKSRPSSKAYVRLSTNFGALNLELHCGKAPKTCFNFLQLCKHGKYDDTLFHRNIPGFMIQGGDPTGTGRGGSSIWNSNFRDEFNEPGAFKHDTRGVLSMANKGKDTNASQFFITYRGVPHLDGKHTVFGRLVDGDKDATLTKMEQVPSEQGTDRPLKKIQIQDVLVTEDPFEQYQLRQKQSAKANDPTDPEYQRRMEKRKRRQNDRTTWLGTELPTNHPEAQQKQSETKIDNLLVGSWSVGKYLNSTGRPRTKTIQAHPARKEHDESAAKKTKTNTNAIAIANANANANAGFGDFSAW; from the coding sequence ATGGGCCACGGCAAATCGGATCGACCCTTCCTTAGCGCCGCCGAGCACTCTGGCGTCTACGGCGCCCACTCGGCCTCGTCTGGTAAAGCTGGCGCACTGGAACAAGCCAGCTTCCATCCTGTTTCATATGACTGCTGCGCCATCTCGTTCCAACCATGGTCTGTCCCCGTCTGCTCGCCAGACTGCGGTATCGCATTCGAGCTCACCAACCTCATCCCCTTTCTGCGCAAATTTTCTTCGGTCCACCCAGTCACGGGTAAACGGTTTGATTTGGACAATGTTGTTCGCTTGAACCTGCACAAGAATCAACATGGCAGGTTCCACGATCCTGTCTCGTTCAAGGAATTCGGTCAGCACTCACATCTCGTTGCTATTCGGCAGAGTGGCAACGTGTTTCTATGGGACACTGTACAGAGGCTCAATCTCAAGCCAAAGTACATGAAGGACTTGGTCACAGATCAAGCTTTTACAAAAAGCGACATCATCACGGTGCAGGATCCGGAGCATCCAGAGCACCGCAATCCGAGTGAGATGCATCATGTCAAGAATGCATTAAAGCTGACGCAGGCGGACAAGGGCATCGATAGCTCGCAACAGATCAACATGGGTGCAATCGGAAGCACACACAAGCTGCTCAGTACGCTTCGAGAAACCACACAACCCGATATGCACACCGCATCGgcatcatcctcgacgtccGCATCCAAGCACACCACCACTGCCTACTCGCGCAACAAAGCTTCCGGCAGCTCGACCGGTATGACGGCGGCCAGTttcacctcgtcgtcgctcacCCCGCGCACCGCGATCGAACGCGTTATCCtagacgacgaagaagtCATGTTCTCACATATCAAATCGCGCCCCTCTTCCAAGGCCTACGTCCGCCTCTCGACCAACTTTGGAGCGCTGAATCTCGAACTTCACTGCGGCAAAGCGCCCAAAACATGCTTCAACTTTCTCCAGCTTTGCAAACACGGCAAATACGACGACACGCTATTCCATCGCAACATTCCCGGCTTCATGATCCAAGGTGGTGATCCCACAGGAACCGGTCGTGGCGGATCCAGCATTTGGAATTCCAACTTCAGAGACGAATTCAACGAGCCGGGCGCTTTCAAACACGACACGCGCGGAGTACTGAGCATGGCAAACAAGGGGAAGGATACGAATGCCAGTCAATTTTTCATCACGTATAGAGGCGTACCGCATCTGGATGGCAAGCATACCGTCTTTGGTCGACTCGTGGACGGCGACAAGGATGCGACGTTGACAAAGATGGAGCAGGTTCCAAGTGAACAAGGTACAGATCGTCCGTTGAAAAAGATACAAATACAGGACGTGTTGGTTACCGAGGATCCGTTTGAACAGTATCAGTTGAGACAGAAGCAGAGTGCGAAAGCCAACGATCCCACCGATCCCGAGTACCAGAGGAGGATGGAAAAAAGAAAGCGGAGGCAAAACGATAGGACCACTTGGCTGGGCACCGAATTGCCAACCAACCATCCAGAGGCTCAACAAAAACAAAGCGAAaccaagatcgacaatCTACTGGTCGGGTCTTGGAGCGTCGGAAAGTATCTCAATTCGACGGGTCGACCGAGGACAAAGACGATACAAGCGCATCCGGCTCGCAAAGAGCATGACGAGAGCGCGGCCAAGAAGACaaagaccaacaccaacgccatcgccatcgccaacgccaacgccaacgccaacgccggATTTGGCGATTTCTCTGCATGGTAA